CGAGGAAAACAATCTTATAGAAGAAACAGCTCTCATCGAAGATTCTTCTGATGTTGAATTTGCCTGTTGTGGTGATCCAAAAGTTGAGCCTCGTGTTGGAGACGAGTTTCAGGCCAAGATTCCTCCTATGTTGTCTGCATCCGAACGTGCATTGTCTCTTTCAACTCCTCTAGCTTTGGATGATGATTCCTCATATCTCTTTCTCGTCGGACAACCTGTTCAAGTAACGTGGATAGACAAACATCCAAAAGGACAAGCaaatggagatgatgatgatgatgttgacaTGAACCAATCTTTGAAATCTTTTAGAGCAAAAAGAAGTCGTTGCTCTGCTAAGATCCGAGGCCAGAGTGACAAGAATCCGAAATCCAAGAAGCAGAGATTGAATCTTGAGGCTGTTCCGGAGTTACCATCCAATTCTTGGGAGGACCATGAGGTGGCTAGCTTTGTTCTTGGTCTGTATACCTTCGGGAAGAACTTTACTCAGGTGAAGAAGTTCATGGAGAACAAAGAAACAGGAGAGATACTGCTGTTTTACTTCGGCAAGTTCTACAACTCAGCTAAGTACCACACTTGGTCTGATTCCCGCAAGAAGCGTAGTCGAAAATGCGTATATGGAAGAAAGCTCTACTCAGGATGGAGGCAACAGCAGTTGCTGTCCCGTTTGATTCCTTCTCTTTCTGATGAATCTCAGAAACAGATGCTTGTGAATGTGAGTCTCTCTTGCATTATAATGCTACACTCCAGTGTCGTTTTATGATTCCAATGCAACTTTTACTATTAATTTGTCTCTTTTGCCACTAATTAAACTAACATAAACAATAATTGTTACGCAACTAatttgaaacggagggagtatttgtTTTGGTCATTGatcttaccttttttttttgtaggtctCCAAGTCATTTGCTGAAGGGAAGATCACTCTAAAGAAATACATAGACGCTATGAAGGATCTTGTGGGTCTCAGGCCTCTGGTAGACGCTGTGGCGGTTGGTAAAGGAAAAGAGGATCTCACGGTTCGTACAGCAGTACCAGTTAAGACCACCAAACCATGGTTCACGGTTTCTCCAAAGTCTTCTTCGTTCCCGAACTTAGGGGCTTACGCTTCACTCACGTCTGCCGACATAATAAACCAGTTAAAAGGCAGTTACCGTCTAAGCAAAGCTCGGTGCAGCGATATCTTCTGGGAAGCTGTGTGGCCGCGTTTGCTAGCCAGAGGATGGCACTCAGAGCAGCCAAAGGACAGAAGCTATATTACATCTAAGGATAACATTGTTTTCATTGTCCCTGGAGTGAAACGGTTCTCTAGAGGGGAACTTGTCAAAGGCGATCATTACTTTGACTCTGTCAGTGACATTCTAACAAAGATTGCTTCGGAGCCTGAGCTTCTTGAGATTGAAACAGGAGGAGAGATAGTCAATGGAACCGTTAACTCTTCTGACCAATCAGATGAAGAGTCTTCCTCCCCGTCTGGTAGTCAAAGACTCCGTTACCTCAAGTCTCCAAGCTCTAGCCGTGGAAACCTGCAAATGAGATTCACTGTTGTTGACACTAGCTTGGCCTCTGGAGGGAAACTGTGTGATTTACGGAATCTGAAAGTTTCTGAGACAAAGACTGGTTTAGGAGACAAAGATTCTTCTTCCCTGTCCAGTCAGAATGTGGAAATGCCCTCTCTGGATGCCCCAATGCGGTTTGTTATTGTTGATACGAGTCTAGACCACCGTAAGAAATGGTCTGGTTTAAGGAGATGGAAACGTTTACCAAGTGATGGCACAAACAAGGATGATTCTAGCGTAAAGGAGGAAGAGAGTTTGGAGAGGGTTAAGGATCCAGCAAAGAGGCTGATCAAAAAGCATAGAGCAGACACTAATCATCATTCAGTAAAATCTGCTCCGTCGTCGAAACGCAGACGGCTCAGTGCTTGCATAAAGAGGGAGAACAGCCTTTCAAAAGAGGATCCTGAATCAGACCACTTAAGTTTACGTGCGGTCCAACACAAGAACAGCACCGTTGAAGAGATGAATGAAGACAAAAAGAGATATGAAACCGAGTTATCGGTTGattatatgaacttaaagtctGATCAATCAGAAAAGACTGGAACTGGACCGTCTTCTGCGGTTGTTGAGACCCAAGAAATGTCAGAGACCAAACCAAACGGGTTATGTTCGGTCTCTGGTGAAGACAATGACTGTTCTCCAGAGGAGGTAAGAACAAGCCATGAAGTCATTTCATCAGAACATCACTCAAACGGGCTCTGTTCAGCATCAGGCTCAGACAAAGGACGTGTTTCCATTAATACGGAACAAGAGCAAGAAGTTGAGCTACATCAGAAAGCGACCATTGATCACCCGGTCAATACTCAAGAACTTGGTTCATCAGAACAACAAGAAGCTAATACAGATGCTCCTAGAAGACACAGCACAAGAAAGCGACCATTGACCACCAGGGCTCTGGAAGCTCTTGAATCTTGTTTACTTACAACCGAGATAATGGAAACTACGGTTAAACCAAGAAAACGTGAAAGATCTTCGAGGAAAAAGCACTCAGCTAAAGTGAGTAACAGAGCAAAGCTTTTGCCAGACAATGGGAATGCAGATAAGGAGCAGAGAGGAGGAGAAGATGGAAGCAAAGCAACAGCAAGTAACAACCCTTTGGATCAAATAGAGGATACAAAGCCTAGCTTTATTCTAAATGGAGCCACAACTGAGAGTAAGCCTCCTCTGGTTCGAAGACATGATTCAAAGCCGGCGCTAACTGAACATCCTAAACTCCCACCGATTATTTTAAAGCTTTCATTAAAGCGTAGCAGAGCTTCAGAGACTTAAGAGTCTGAAGAGTTTGGGCGTTGGCTGTGAGAGCATTAGCCTTGCTATAGACTAATGTGTACAGAAGTAAAAGGATTTTTATAAGGGTTTTATTACATACTCTTCTTTGTTCTTCAATTTTTGTTGGGTCAAATGTGACAAACGCTACACAACATATCCAAGGTTctattagacaaaaaaaaaaaaacatatccaaggtttcttttctttctaaatGGTGAAGTCTTTCTTCTAGCCCTCCTCTCATCTCACTGAATGCATATTGCTTATAAGTAATGTTTTCTATTATTCGATTTGTTGGGAGGTTACTCGAAATGATTTTTATATGGTCTAGATCCCGAGAATTGAAGTGAAAATAATGATGCTCATGCAAATAATTTATACAGCATATACACAAATCCTGAATAGTAGTATTAGTACTATACTTACAAATCCTGAATAGTAAGTAATACTAGTCACAACAATGTTAATACTACTGTACAAATTCTTGACTGATCAAATGCAGCTGATTTTGTTGTGGCTGCTTGATTGCCTTATCCAAGTTGTTGGAGACTGCTTTGGTTAAGTTAGCGTCCTCAAAACCAAGCTCTGCTCCAAATCTTTTGTAGTCACAACAATGGAaccaattttttcttaaaaaaataactattgTCAGTTCAAATTCACTTCGCACACTCCTTAGATTAGATTTAGCTAAAATTCTCGACTTACTTTGGATCCAAGATCAGCTTCTGAACTTCTTTGATAGCTGAACTAGCTGCGTATAACGATATCTTTCCTTTTCCTATCTGATATATTAGAAAAAGCAAACCATTTTTTCAAGAGTTTCAGGACGGAAGGCATTGAGATGGTTAATAGTTTTGTTACCTCTAGAATCTGAAGTTTTGCCTCATGGTCGTTCGGTAAACACCGGATCTCTTCGGCTAGTCTAGCTAACTCTCCAACGCTTTCAGGGCACAAGAAGTCGAGCGCCACCTGAGCATTCAACTGAGAATTGTATACATGCCAGCAAGATTTAGTTTCTTAGTAAGCGCAATGGAAAGAGAAGCTCATTTGATGTTATGTTGCATTACCTGAAGATCTCTGACTTGAAACGGACGTCCAGCTGGAACGTCCATGGCTCCACTCCCGAAACAAGAGCAAGGCAGTCATCAAACATCATCCCTCCATGCAGTTAAAGTGTTTGGAAatagagcaagaaacagaatgTTTGTTTTTCTTACCAAACTCGTCTTTCAGTTGTCTCTCTTGTTGTGTTCATTTAAGAACAATCCTTCATACAACGGCTTCTCAAATGTTCTCTGCATTCACACTCAACATCATCTCAGGTTCATTCTTCTCCTTATGGACTCTCTCCCAAGTGAATAATAGTTATTTTCCTTAGTATTTaccaaactattttttttgtcgttACTAAACTAATTACagctttttgtttttaacagcgttaacattaccgtttttgaCATACAGGGTTAACATTATTACTTAGGATAGGATAAAGGGGAAAACTAACTTAAGgaaaataactaatattaaaaaaaggaaTAACCGCGTCATCTATTCTTTAAACCGGCTCCAACGTAaacgcatatatatatatatatatgcatatcaTCATCACCCTTACAAGTTGCAACATTCGATTCCTCACAAAAAAGATCTTCTCTTTGCCTAAAATTTCAagcttttttgttttcttttgaatcatggAATGTAGACCGTTGGATCTGACGATTATATCCGCCGAGgatctcaaagacatccaactGATCGGCAAACAGGACTTATACGCCGTCGTTTCCATCAACCGCGACGCGAGGACGAAGCAGAAGACGAAGGTTGACAAAGATTGCGGGACCAAGCCCAAATGGAGACACCAGATGAAGCTCACCGTCGACGACGCGGCGGCGAATGAGAATCGTCTCACCCTTGTGATCGAGATCGTCGCGGATCGGCCGATCGCCGGTGATAAGCCCGTCGGCGAAGTTAGCGTTCCGGTGAAGGAGCTTTTGGATCAGAACAAGGCCGGCgacgaggaggaggagaagacgGTGACGTACGCCGTGAGGCTGCCTAACGGGAAGGCCAAAGGTTATCTCAAATTCTCGTTCAAGTTTGGTGAGAAGTATACTTTCGGAGGAGCGTCGAGTGCTCCTCACGCGCCTGGCTCATCGACTCTGGAGCATAAGTCTATGGATCATCAGCCCGTAACTGCTTACCCGCCCGGACAAGGTGCCCCGGTTGCATACCCGCAACCGGGTCCTTCCGGATACCCACCACCAGGATATGATGATAAACACGGTGGTGGTGTTTATGGTTATCCGCCACCTGGAGGTCCCAGTGGTTATCCTCCAGCTGGTCCTGGTGCATACCCGCAGCACGGTGGATATCCGCCTCCACAGCAAGGAGGCTACCCGGGTTATCCACCACAAGGTCCGGGTTATGGATATCCGCCACAAGGTCCAGGCTATGGATATCCGCCGCAGGGTCCGTACGGTTACCCGCAACAGCAGGGTTACGGTGGCAAACCTCAGAAACCAAAGAAGCACGGAGGAGCTGGAATGGGTCTAGGACTTGGACTCGGAGCTGGTTTATTGGGTGGGTTGCTGGTTGGTGAAGCTATTGATGATATAGCAGATATGGGTGGCGACTTTGATTTCTGATCTTCTGTTGTTTGTGCTATCTCTGTGTTGTGATCAACTATTTCATTTTCTTAGGCAAATGGttctatgtttttcttttggattaTCCTGAAGTCAACATGTTCTGTTTTCTTGTCTGTGTGTTGTTTCTGGCTCTCCTAATGAAAACTGCGTCAAGTTGATATATGTCGCTATCAGATATTTCGTATGAGATTAATAATCAGTTTTTCATTCAGCAACGTTCAAGTGTTAGGAAAGGGAGATCtcagaaatataaaaaagtcaGATACGTATTTGTATAAAAACTAACATCAAATCCGTTATCGTCCAGCGGTTAGGATATCTGGCTTTCACCCAGGAGACCCGGGTTTGATTCCCGGTAACGgagcttttttttaattttcatgcaTTGTAACTTGTAAGTATGGATTTAGTTATCAAGTATGGCAACAGAGTGTTGTTCCTTTCACAACTGTAATGTTTATTCTACGTTTCCAAGTGGCTTCTTTAATTTGTATTGGACTCTAATGTTTGCTGGACGGTGGTTGTATACAAGTCATTGTTGTTCAAATTTTTGTGTGGTCTTATGATTGGGGTAACAATCATGCACCTTTCACTTAATAGCTGGAAGTTATACAAGATTTCAGACGATGATGATTGCTTGTCGAAAGATGACCAAAATTGCGTTTCCACTTATCTTGTGTCTGCAGAGATTGTTTTGATGTGAACTGTCTTCCATCTCCATAATAGTTATGGGCTCAAGCGCTTTGAGCTCAACGATAATCATCAAGAATGTAATAACATGCCGCCGGGGATACTTAGTTTTAAATAGTGAATAGTATTTTGCCAATTCATCTAGTCACATTGACGACGTAAATCTTTAAAAGCTGATAGAAAATGAGCAGTTTTTCATTAATGGAACTgtagaataaaaagaaaaagagatttgaACATTGTATTTACTTCGGCTTTTGAAACACATCACAACTTTATCACATCTTAATATGAATCTCCTAATCGAATGACTAACATTTACCAAGTGGTTCGAAACAGGGCAGTCGCAGCCAAGGGAGTTTGATCAGTCTGTAATTCTATTTATTGTTCTCCACTGAAACCTACAAAAGAGGGTCTTTTCTCTTAAAAAAACGGGTAATAAGAAAACAGGTGTGGCTCGTTGAGACCTGAAGGTTCCCGTCGGCCAAGGGCGGAAGAGGAAGCAAACAATGTTATCGTGTGTTCAAAATGGAAAAGAACAAAACTTTTTCATCCATGAGATGAATCATCATATTGCTAGATCCTAACTTCTTCTGCTTGTTCTCTAACAGCATAACTCGGTTGTAAGGTAACAGTGACTGAAAGAATATTTTATCTAGCTAATCATATTCTTGAAATATTCATACATGAAAAGTAGTGATGGAGAGTTGAGCGTGTCACTTGCAGAGATTTTGAGGCCATAGAACTTGAAACTAAACTCGTTCTGCGCTTCTAATTCCCGCGTTCTTATCGAATTCATCTGAAGGAACAACGTCCGCGATAATCTTCTCTTGACCACGCCAAAGAATCTGGTAAAAAAGGTTACCAACTTTTGTGTCAGTCCAACAGAGTATGAAATCAATTcctaaaagataaaatattctTTAGTAACAAAGACTAATAATCAACGAACCAATAGACATCCCACTGGAAACTTGGAAATGAATATCTCATATGAGATATGATGATCAAACATTGTACTTTACAGCCGCCTAGACTTACCATGTCAATAACTCCAAATTCTTTAGCTTTTGGTGCATCCATGTAATATGGCCTTCGCATCACGTTAGCCACAGTCTCCACGGACTAAATAACATGTTAAAACGATAAAAATCGCCAATCAAAGTCATGAAGCGAAAGAAATGTTTTTCCACTTACATTCCCAGTGTGCTTTGACAGTAGTTCCACAAGTATATCTCGGTTTGTTATAACCTTCAATTACAACTAAGAACGTGAGAGATGTAATGAAACTCAGTTTTCTTTCAATCTGAGTTGATAATAAATTTCCCGGATACAAAGTGTAGAGAGGGAACATCAAACCTCTTTGGCACGAATCAGGACATCACTAGCAGGCATCAACCCAGAAGAAGGCATACGAGGTTGCTGGATCATTGCTGCAACAATATCGGTTCAAACATTTGAGAATCCCTCATTATCAAAAATGAGCAATCAATTTGACCAGAatgcacttttttttttttacctttggaATGTGGCATCATAAATCGTTTACCCTTTGTTCCCGCGGAAAGTAACAGACATGCGTGACCTATCGCTGCTCCCACACAAACTGTATGTACCTGCACAACAAAGGACCAAGCTATTCACACAAACACTTCGGAGACAAAAATTATCTTGATATCTACTCAAGAGCATTAACCAATAAACTATTATTACTTATATGTTTGCATTAAAAGCGCAGTTCACGAATAAAGAAACATTACCTCGTTCTTAAGTTGCATCAAAGAATCATAGATCGCAAAACCTTCTGACTCCATCCCAACCTGTTCATTCAACACCGTTCCACCAATATTAGAAATATTCCAAGTGTCTTATAAAATCATTCACAAAGAGTTCAAAAAACTAACCGTCTCTCCATCGTCACGAGTGGTCCCTGTAGAGTTAATGTAAATGTATATAGGCTCCTTAGGATCCAGCCACTGAAGATACATTAGCTCTGCCACAACAAGCTCTGTAACCGCCGGTACGAGCTCGAAAACAAAAAGTCCAGTCAGCACCAAATCATCACTCTCAGTCTACACAGTCTCCGCTAAGAATCACTTACAGGCATCCCAATGTAAACAATTCTCCCGTCAAGAAGCATAGAAGGCAAGTCTGGTGGATGAGTTCTTGGCATGTGCTCGTTATAAGCCACTGATCTCTCAACCTAATCTCAACCAACAGACGATTCAATTACACGCAAAGAGCCAAGAATCGATCATATAGGGATCGAAATTGGATACGAGATGAGCTCACCTGAGCAGGAGAAGACATGAGCTGAGGAGAATCGAAGATGTCAAGATACGGCGGCGTTGTTGGGATTGTTAAATCCCATTACGATATTGTTCACTTTGGCTTTTGCGTGCCCGCACGGATTTACTTTTGGGCTCATTCCCAAAAAAcctcgtactaattagagttggacatctctttatatattagacactctttGTCTAAACTTCCAATGTGGAACTTGAATTGACATCTCTCGTTCTCCCCCTCAAACTAAGGACCACACTCCTTGTGCCCTTTCCTCTAGCGAATCATCTCGGTGCCTTGTCGCATCTTCGACATTCGACACCTTTAGTCGCAAGGTTACTTTGAGTTGCTTTGAAGATGCTCCCTTTCCACAGAGGAACTTTGAGTTGACAAACTAAGTttcacattggagaattagacaagaagtatctaatatataaaaaaattctcaacTCTATTAGTACGAGGCTTTTTGGGAatgaaaccaaaagtaaattcaTGCGGGCAAGCCAATTAGGCCCAAaatggacaatatcgtactaatcggataatatagagttggacatgagatttaacaatcccaacaattggtatcagagcggttgacgaaaaatctgcaagaagaccaaaatacccttcgagTAGGAACGGGACCCATCGAAATAGGATTGGGAGGTGTGTGTGGCAGAGATCAAGTCAAAAGATCCTGGAAGTtcagagaataaagagttggacacgggatttcactatcccaacaattggtatcagagagGTTTGATGAGATTTTGCACAATTGTTGGGATTGTTAAATctcatgtccaactctatattatccgattagtacgatattgtcaaCTTTAGGCCTAATTAGCtggcccgcatggatttacttttgggctCATTCCCAAAAAgcctcgtactattagagttgaacagctctttatatattagattttctttgtctaattctccagTGTGAGACTTAgttggacaatatcgtactaatcagataatatagagttggacatggatttaataaatcccaacaattggtatcagagccatgttgacgagaaatctgcaagaagaccaaaacACCTTTCGAGTAGGAATGGGACCCTTCAAGGTGGAAAGAGAGAAACTTCCAAGATCTTTTTGACTAATCTCTGCCGAACCTCCCTTTCCACTTTGAAGGGTCTCATTTCTACTCGAAGGGTgttttggtcttcttgcagatttctcgtcaacctggctctgataccaattgttgggatttATTAAATTCATGTTCAACTCTATATTATCTGATTAATACGATactgtccactttgggccttagGCAAGTCCGcatagttttatttttggtatCTTTCCCAAAGGGCCTCAaggtggacaatatcgtactaatcagataatatagagttggacatgaatttaataaatcctatattatctgattagtacgatattgtccactttgggcctaattggcttgcccgcatggatttacttttggtttcatTCCTAAAAGGTATCATACTATTAGAGTtagacatctctttatatattagactctTTTTGTCTTattctccaatgtgggacttagtttgttatatcacattctccccctagtttgttatatcacattatccccctcaaactaaggatcacattcatcTCGTGTCCCACAACTGACTTCCAGGATCTTTTGACTTGATCTCTGCTACACACACCTCCCAATCCTAACTCGATGGATTTCGTTCCTActcgaagggtattttggtcttcttgtAGATTTCTCGTCAACCATTCTGATACCCCAATTGTTGGAATTTATTAAGCCCATGTCCAACTCTGtattatccg
This region of Brassica napus cultivar Da-Ae chromosome C5, Da-Ae, whole genome shotgun sequence genomic DNA includes:
- the LOC106416309 gene encoding uncharacterized protein LOC106416309 translates to MDEENNLIEETALIEDSSDVEFACCGDPKVEPRVGDEFQAKIPPMLSASERALSLSTPLALDDDSSYLFLVGQPVQVTWIDKHPKGQANGDDDDDVDMNQSLKSFRAKRSRCSAKIRGQSDKNPKSKKQRLNLEAVPELPSNSWEDHEVASFVLGLYTFGKNFTQVKKFMENKETGEILLFYFGKFYNSAKYHTWSDSRKKRSRKCVYGRKLYSGWRQQQLLSRLIPSLSDESQKQMLVNVSKSFAEGKITLKKYIDAMKDLVGLRPLVDAVAVGKGKEDLTVRTAVPVKTTKPWFTVSPKSSSFPNLGAYASLTSADIINQLKGSYRLSKARCSDIFWEAVWPRLLARGWHSEQPKDRSYITSKDNIVFIVPGVKRFSRGELVKGDHYFDSVSDILTKIASEPELLEIETGGEIVNGTVNSSDQSDEESSSPSGSQRLRYLKSPSSSRGNLQMRFTVVDTSLASGGKLCDLRNLKVSETKTGLGDKDSSSLSSQNVEMPSLDAPMRFVIVDTSLDHRKKWSGLRRWKRLPSDGTNKDDSSVKEEESLERVKDPAKRLIKKHRADTNHHSVKSAPSSKRRRLSACIKRENSLSKEDPESDHLSLRAVQHKNSTVEEMNEDKKRYETELSVDYMNLKSDQSEKTGTGPSSAVVETQEMSETKPNGLCSVSGEDNDCSPEEVRTSHEVISSEHHSNGLCSASGSDKGRVSINTEQEQEVELHQKATIDHPVNTQELGSSEQQEANTDAPRRHSTRKRPLTTRALEALESCLLTTEIMETTVKPRKRERSSRKKHSAKVSNRAKLLPDNGNADKEQRGGEDGSKATASNNPLDQIEDTKPSFILNGATTESKPPLVRRHDSKPALTEHPKLPPIILKLSLKRSRASET
- the LOC106411882 gene encoding lysine-specific demethylase JMJ25 isoform X1, with the translated sequence MDVPAGRPFQVRDLQLNAQVALDFLCPESVGELARLAEEIRCLPNDHEAKLQILEIGKGKISLYAASSAIKEVQKLILDPKKNWFHCCDYKRFGAELGFEDANLTKAVSNNLDKAIKQPQQNQLHLISQEFVQ
- the LOC106411882 gene encoding lysine-specific demethylase JMJ25 isoform X2, which encodes MDVPAGRPFQVRDLQLNAQVALDFLCPESVGELARLAEEIRCLPNDHEAKLQILEIGKGKISLYAASSAIKEVQKLILDPKFGAELGFEDANLTKAVSNNLDKAIKQPQQNQLHLISQEFVQ
- the LOC106411881 gene encoding protein SRC2 homolog, yielding MECRPLDLTIISAEDLKDIQLIGKQDLYAVVSINRDARTKQKTKVDKDCGTKPKWRHQMKLTVDDAAANENRLTLVIEIVADRPIAGDKPVGEVSVPVKELLDQNKAGDEEEEKTVTYAVRLPNGKAKGYLKFSFKFGEKYTFGGASSAPHAPGSSTLEHKSMDHQPVTAYPPGQGAPVAYPQPGPSGYPPPGYDDKHGGGVYGYPPPGGPSGYPPAGPGAYPQHGGYPPPQQGGYPGYPPQGPGYGYPPQGPGYGYPPQGPYGYPQQQGYGGKPQKPKKHGGAGMGLGLGLGAGLLGGLLVGEAIDDIADMGGDFDF
- the LOC106413839 gene encoding ATP-dependent Clp protease proteolytic subunit-related protein 3, chloroplastic produces the protein MSSPAQVERSVAYNEHMPRTHPPDLPSMLLDGRIVYIGMPLVPAVTELVVAELMYLQWLDPKEPIYIYINSTGTTRDDGETVGMESEGFAIYDSLMQLKNEVHTVCVGAAIGHACLLLSAGTKGKRFMMPHSKAMIQQPRMPSSGLMPASDVLIRAKEVITNRDILVELLSKHTGNSVETVANVMRRPYYMDAPKAKEFGVIDMILWRGQEKIIADVVPSDEFDKNAGIRSAERV